A window of the Oncorhynchus mykiss isolate Arlee chromosome 15, USDA_OmykA_1.1, whole genome shotgun sequence genome harbors these coding sequences:
- the LOC110490495 gene encoding forkhead box protein M1 isoform X1 gives MKQSPRRPLILRRRKLPFQLNEPTNGSIEEPDGLRHKEPSTSKPSGGQCFPDGIRIMDHPTMPGTQVVVIPKTADLQSVIGALTAKGKECGSQGPNKFILLSGGGCIDDGADSFCQPSYMRGRSSGRGSMALVTQLEKATTMDCLKDTRTLTTIKPLNRDLDCSPLDDSLTNIQWLGRMNTDGLEPDPAKKAANKENHDTCQQILQSQSERMEAHMVVKDPLSERPPYSYMAMIQFAINSKKSRRMTLKEIYTWIEDHFPYFRKVAKPGWKNSIRHNLSLHDMFIRETTQDGKISYWTIRPEANRCLTLDQVYKTESDPTSISSRTMQVCEQHQQKRIAPDIKKTSASFPERKMKPLLPRADSYLVPIQLPFTQSLFLSSSTQLPLSAPQQKSSSSGGCKRVRIAPKVTYSDASTVMLYAPPVEEMKEEQVCVPLTSVAPRAVLTNTRKEVSSSRRKQRLVLPSNEEPVLLFPDSTFFDSGLASDGSAFQDAELDPRPEPDSPCREFSFKTPIKSSHPASSTPSKPPTVLLEPWKVTPLGKERGGMLDFSPIRTPGPNFTPHRHDHTPFSFSSTPFKDLPLFNSPRELLTSARSSSAAGPTDTCSPGPERLQGCSRVLQIGGPSTANRSLTEGLVLDTMNDSLSKILVDISFSGLEDDDLGMGNISWSQLIPELK, from the exons ATGAAACAGAGCCCAAGAAGGCCCCTGATCCTTAGGAGGAGGAAGCTTCCTTTCCAGCTAAATGAACCAACCAATGGCTCAATTGAGGAGCCGGATGGACTACGACACAAGGAACCATCCACATCCAAACCCTCAGGTGGCCAGTGCTTTCCTGATGGCATCCGCATCATGGACCATCCCACTATGCCTGGCACACAAGTGGTTGTCATCCCCAAAACTGCAGACCTTCAGAGTGTAATTGGGGCCCTCACTGCCAAGGGGAAGGAGTGTGGCTCTCAAGGACCAAATAAATTCATCCTTCTAAGTGGTGGCGGCTGTATCGACGATGGTGCAGATTCTTTCTGTCAACCTAGCTATATGAGAGGACGCAGCTCTGGTAGGGGTAGCATGGCTCTTGTCACACAGCTAGAGAAGGCAACAACAATGGACTGCCTAAAGGATACTAGGACTTTGACTACAATTAAACCAT TGAATAGGGACCTTGATTGCAGTCCTCTAGACGACAGCCTTACTAACATCCAGTGGCTTGGGAGGATGAATACAGACGGTCTTGAACCAGATCCTGCTAAGAAAGCTGCCAACAAAGAGAATCATGACACTTGCCAACAGATTCTCCAG TCACAAAGTGAGCGAATGGAAGCACACATGGTTGTAAAAGACCCCTTGTCAGAGAGACCACCCTACTCGTACATGGCAATGATTCAGTTTGCCATCAACAGTAAGAAGAGCAGGAGGATGACATTGAAAGAGATCTACACTTGGATTGAGGATCACTTTCCATATTTCAGAAAGGTGGCCAAGCCAGGCTGGAAG AATTCCATCCGCCACAATCTTTCCCTGCATGACATGTTCATCCGTGAGACAACACAAGATGGCAAGATCTCCTACTGGACCATCCGCCCAGAGGCCAATCGCTGCCTTACTCTTGACCAGGTTTACAAG ACTGAGTCTGATCCAACTTCCATCTCGTCTCGGACCATGCAGGTCTGTGAACAACAT CAACAAAAGAGAATTGCTCCTGACATCAAGAAAACATCTGCCAGTTTCCCTG agaggaagatgaagcCCCTTCTTCCTCGTGCAGACTCCTACCTGGTCCCCATCCAGCTGCCTTTCACCCAGTCACTATTCCTGTCCTCGTCCACACAgctccccctctctgccccccAACAGAAATCTAGCTCCTCAGGAGGGTGCAAGAGGGTCCGTATAGCTCCCAAG GTTACGTACAGTGATGCCTCCACAGTGATGCTGTATGCTCCTCCAGTTGAGGAGATGAAGGAGGAGCAGGTCTGTGTGCCCCTGACCTCCGTTGCCCCTAGGGCTGTTCTGACCAACACCAGGAAGGAAGTCAGCAGCTCCCGTCGCAAGCAGCGCCTCGTCCTGCCTTCCAATGAGGAGCCCGTGCTCCTCTTCCCCGACAGCACCTTCTTCGACTCGGGCCTGGCCTCCGACGGCTCCGCCTTCCAGGACGCCGAGCTCGATCCCCGGCCGGAGCCTGACAGCCCCTGCAGGGAATTCTCTTTCAAGACCCCCATCAAGAGCAGCCACCCAGCCTCCTCCACCCCCAGCAAGCCACCCACTGTGCTGTTAGAGCCCTGGAAGGTGACCCCGCTGGGCAAGGAGAGAGGCGGCATGCTGGACTTCAGCCCCATCCGCACCCCCGGCCCCAACTTCACCCCGCACCGCCATGACCACACCCCCTTCAGCTTCAGTAGCACTCCCTTTAAGGACCTGCCCTTGTTCAACTCCCCTCGCGAGTTGCTCACCTCTGCACGCTCCTCATCTGCGGCTGGCCCCACCGACACCTGCTCCCCGGGGCCGGAGCGTCTGCAGGGCTGCTCCAGAGTGCTCCAGATCGGGGGTCCCTCCACAGCTAACCGCTCCCTTACAGAGGGCTTGGTCCTGGACACCATGAACGACAGCCTGAGCAAGATCTTGGTGGATATCAGCTTCTCTGGCCTGGAGGATGATGATCTGGGTATGGGGAACATCAGCTGGTCTCAGCTCATCCCTGAACTCAAGTAG
- the LOC110490495 gene encoding forkhead box protein M1 isoform X2 yields the protein MKQSPRRPLILRRRKLPFQLNEPTNGSIEEPDGLRHKEPSTSKPSGGQCFPDGIRIMDHPTMPGTQVVVIPKTADLQSVIGALTAKGKECGSQGPNKFILLSGGGCIDDGADSFCQPSYMRGRSSGRGSMALVTQLEKATTMDCLKDTRTLTTIKPLNRDLDCSPLDDSLTNIQWLGRMNTDGLEPDPAKKAANKENHDTCQQILQSQSERMEAHMVVKDPLSERPPYSYMAMIQFAINSKKSRRMTLKEIYTWIEDHFPYFRKVAKPGWKNSIRHNLSLHDMFIRETTQDGKISYWTIRPEANRCLTLDQVYKTESDPTSISSRTMQQQKRIAPDIKKTSASFPERKMKPLLPRADSYLVPIQLPFTQSLFLSSSTQLPLSAPQQKSSSSGGCKRVRIAPKVTYSDASTVMLYAPPVEEMKEEQVCVPLTSVAPRAVLTNTRKEVSSSRRKQRLVLPSNEEPVLLFPDSTFFDSGLASDGSAFQDAELDPRPEPDSPCREFSFKTPIKSSHPASSTPSKPPTVLLEPWKVTPLGKERGGMLDFSPIRTPGPNFTPHRHDHTPFSFSSTPFKDLPLFNSPRELLTSARSSSAAGPTDTCSPGPERLQGCSRVLQIGGPSTANRSLTEGLVLDTMNDSLSKILVDISFSGLEDDDLGMGNISWSQLIPELK from the exons ATGAAACAGAGCCCAAGAAGGCCCCTGATCCTTAGGAGGAGGAAGCTTCCTTTCCAGCTAAATGAACCAACCAATGGCTCAATTGAGGAGCCGGATGGACTACGACACAAGGAACCATCCACATCCAAACCCTCAGGTGGCCAGTGCTTTCCTGATGGCATCCGCATCATGGACCATCCCACTATGCCTGGCACACAAGTGGTTGTCATCCCCAAAACTGCAGACCTTCAGAGTGTAATTGGGGCCCTCACTGCCAAGGGGAAGGAGTGTGGCTCTCAAGGACCAAATAAATTCATCCTTCTAAGTGGTGGCGGCTGTATCGACGATGGTGCAGATTCTTTCTGTCAACCTAGCTATATGAGAGGACGCAGCTCTGGTAGGGGTAGCATGGCTCTTGTCACACAGCTAGAGAAGGCAACAACAATGGACTGCCTAAAGGATACTAGGACTTTGACTACAATTAAACCAT TGAATAGGGACCTTGATTGCAGTCCTCTAGACGACAGCCTTACTAACATCCAGTGGCTTGGGAGGATGAATACAGACGGTCTTGAACCAGATCCTGCTAAGAAAGCTGCCAACAAAGAGAATCATGACACTTGCCAACAGATTCTCCAG TCACAAAGTGAGCGAATGGAAGCACACATGGTTGTAAAAGACCCCTTGTCAGAGAGACCACCCTACTCGTACATGGCAATGATTCAGTTTGCCATCAACAGTAAGAAGAGCAGGAGGATGACATTGAAAGAGATCTACACTTGGATTGAGGATCACTTTCCATATTTCAGAAAGGTGGCCAAGCCAGGCTGGAAG AATTCCATCCGCCACAATCTTTCCCTGCATGACATGTTCATCCGTGAGACAACACAAGATGGCAAGATCTCCTACTGGACCATCCGCCCAGAGGCCAATCGCTGCCTTACTCTTGACCAGGTTTACAAG ACTGAGTCTGATCCAACTTCCATCTCGTCTCGGACCATGCAG CAACAAAAGAGAATTGCTCCTGACATCAAGAAAACATCTGCCAGTTTCCCTG agaggaagatgaagcCCCTTCTTCCTCGTGCAGACTCCTACCTGGTCCCCATCCAGCTGCCTTTCACCCAGTCACTATTCCTGTCCTCGTCCACACAgctccccctctctgccccccAACAGAAATCTAGCTCCTCAGGAGGGTGCAAGAGGGTCCGTATAGCTCCCAAG GTTACGTACAGTGATGCCTCCACAGTGATGCTGTATGCTCCTCCAGTTGAGGAGATGAAGGAGGAGCAGGTCTGTGTGCCCCTGACCTCCGTTGCCCCTAGGGCTGTTCTGACCAACACCAGGAAGGAAGTCAGCAGCTCCCGTCGCAAGCAGCGCCTCGTCCTGCCTTCCAATGAGGAGCCCGTGCTCCTCTTCCCCGACAGCACCTTCTTCGACTCGGGCCTGGCCTCCGACGGCTCCGCCTTCCAGGACGCCGAGCTCGATCCCCGGCCGGAGCCTGACAGCCCCTGCAGGGAATTCTCTTTCAAGACCCCCATCAAGAGCAGCCACCCAGCCTCCTCCACCCCCAGCAAGCCACCCACTGTGCTGTTAGAGCCCTGGAAGGTGACCCCGCTGGGCAAGGAGAGAGGCGGCATGCTGGACTTCAGCCCCATCCGCACCCCCGGCCCCAACTTCACCCCGCACCGCCATGACCACACCCCCTTCAGCTTCAGTAGCACTCCCTTTAAGGACCTGCCCTTGTTCAACTCCCCTCGCGAGTTGCTCACCTCTGCACGCTCCTCATCTGCGGCTGGCCCCACCGACACCTGCTCCCCGGGGCCGGAGCGTCTGCAGGGCTGCTCCAGAGTGCTCCAGATCGGGGGTCCCTCCACAGCTAACCGCTCCCTTACAGAGGGCTTGGTCCTGGACACCATGAACGACAGCCTGAGCAAGATCTTGGTGGATATCAGCTTCTCTGGCCTGGAGGATGATGATCTGGGTATGGGGAACATCAGCTGGTCTCAGCTCATCCCTGAACTCAAGTAG